CAATAATTGCGGAAGGTAAAATTTATCTTTTAGATAAACAGGGTGTTATGCATATTTTCAATGCTGATAAAACATACACTTCAGTAGGAGAGGCAAAATTAGGAGAGAAATCGGTTTGTACACCAGCATTTGCAAATGGAAGAATTTACATCAGAGGAGATAAAAATTTGTACTGTATTGGTAAATAGTTAATTAGTTAAGAGTGAAAGATGTTTTTAGGATGACCTTTCAGAGTCTAAAAGACCTGAAAGCGTCTAATTGGTTTGAAGTATGGAAAATGACATAATAAGAATTGTAGAAGAGAAGGGGAGAGCGGTTGAGGCGGTAATTCCAATTTTACAGGAAATCCAAAATCATTATAACTACCTTCCACAGGAGGCTTTACAAAGAGTTTGTGAAACAACGGATATCACTCCATCTAGGATATACGGTATATCTACATTCTATACACAGTTCAGGCATAAACCGGTAGGTAAACATATCATCAAGGTGTGCGTTGGAACTGCATGTCATGTTAAGGGTGCAATGCTTGTGTACGATTCTTTCCGACGAAATCTTAATTTAAAAGATAACGAGGATACCGATTCGGAAGGTCAATTCACCATCGAAAAGGTTGCTTGCTTAGGATGTTGTACAATTGCCCCTGTGGTTCAGATAGGTAGCATAACATACGGACATGTAACTTCTGAGACAGTTCCAGAAGTTATTTCAGATTTTCTTTTAGCAAAGAATGGACATTCTACTGGTGTTACTGTACCTTATATAGATAGTAAAGAGATTCAAGGCGAGATAAGAATTGGTTTAGGTTCATGTTGTGTTGCAAGTGGTAGTTCGGGAGTTAAAGAGGAACTTGAGAAAATACTTCTTAAGAGTAAGATAAATGTAAACGTTAAACACGTTGGATGTGTTGGTATTTGTAATCAGGTGCCAATGCTTGAGGTTCATAAACCGGGAGAATCGCCATCATATTACACTAAAATTAAACCCGATGAGGTTAGAGAGGTAATTCATCGTCATTTTAAGCCTCACAACCTATTTAGCAGGATAAAGAGCAATGTTTATAGTTTCTTTGAGGACTTAGTATTTGACAGTGCGCCAAAATCACTTCGACGATACTCATCAGAAAATACGGATACTCCAGTTGCTGAATTTCTTCAAGGGCAGATTAATATTGCAACTGAGCATAGAGGGGTTATCAAACCTAGTGATATCAAAGAATATAAAAAACTGGGTGGATTTAGTGCATTAGGCATATGCCTAAAAGTTAAAACTCCATCAGAGGTTATAGATATAATCAAGGGTAGTGGTCTGAGGGGAAGGGGTGGAGCAGGTTTCCCTACGGGTACTAAATGGCAATTGGTAGCGAATGCAGTTTCGGATAAGAAGTATGTTATCTGTAATGGTGACGAGGGCGATCCTGGTGCTTTTATGGATAGAATGCTACTTGAATCATACCCATTTAGGGTGATTGAAGGAATCATAATAGCGGCCTATGCCGTTGGTGCAAGTGAGGGATTATTCTACATTAGAGCTGAATACCCGTTGGCATTGATTCGGATACGTGAAGCATTAAGTATTTGCGAAAAAGAAGGTCTTCTTGGCAAAAACATTCTTGGAACCAATTTTTCGTTTAACCTAAAAATCTTCGAGGGAGCTGGGGCTTTTGTTTGCGGTGAGGAGACAGCATTAATTGCTTCTGTTGAGGGTAAGCGGGGTTATCCAACAATGCGTCCACCTTACCCTGCCAACGAAGGACTCAGGGGAAAACCAACTTTGATAAACAATGTTGAAACCTATTCCATGGTTTCGTGGATTATTAGGAATAGTGCGGAATCATTTCATAATATTGGAACAAAATTCAGTAAAGGAACTAAAGTTTTTGCGCTTGCAGGTAAGATAAATCGCGGTGGTTTGATTGAAGTTCCCATGGGAATTACAATTAGAAAAATTGTTGAGGACATTGGAGGTGGTATTCCTAATGGAAAGCAATTTAAGGCTGTTCAGATTGGTGGCCCATCTGGGGGATGCATTCCTGCCTCAATGGCAGATACTCCAATTGACTATCACTCATTAATACAGGTTGGCGCGATGATGGGTTCTGGAGGTCTTATTGTACTGGATGAGACCGATTGTATGGTTGATATCGCAAGATATTTCCTAACCTTTACCCAAGACCAATCATGTGGAAGGTGCACATTCTGTCGCATAGGTACAAGAAGAATGCTTGAGATTCTCAATAAGATAACTAGTGGAAAGGGAACTTTAGCTGATTTAGATACACTGGAGAAACTTGCAGCGAGTACAAAGAGAGGCAGTATCTGCGGGTTAGGTAAAAGTGCTCCGAATCCAGTACTCACAACACTAAAGTATTTTAGGGATGAGTACGAGGCGCATATCAATGGTCATTGCCCAACGGGTAAGTGTAAGGAGATGATTACATACGATATCACCAATGAGTGTATTGGCTGCACAAAATGTGCACAGCGATGCCCATCGGATGCAATCAAAGCAAAACCTTACGAATTGCACCATATCGATACCGAGAAATGTATTAAATGTGATATATGCAGGGAGGTTTGCCCTGTGAATGCTGTAATAACAAAGTGAAGAATAATGAACAAGGATTAACGAATGATGAATGTAGAAGTGGCAGATCATCATTCTTAAATCGTTAATCCTTGTTCTTAAATCAAAATAAGAAATGAATAAGTTCGATTTAGAAGAACGATTAATCGATTTTGTTGTATTAATAATTGAATTGACTAAATCAATGCCAGCCTCAAAAGCATCAAATCACTTGATTGACCAAATAATACGTTCAACATCTTCATCTGCATTGAATTATGGAGAGGCTCAAAGTGGTGAGTCAAGAAGGGATTTTATTCATAAAATAAAAATTGTTTTAAAAGAGTTGAGAGAGAGTTATGTTTGTTTGAAAATTATTTATCGCGCAAATCTTTATACCGATAAATCTCAGATAGAAAAGGCCATGCACGAAAACAATGAATTAATTTCAATCTTTGTGAAAAGCGCAGAGACTGCTCAAAAAAACATGTCGAATAAAGGATCGCATTGAAAATTATAAAATGATTCATCTAAAAATAAATAACCAAGCAATTACAGTTCCTGCTGGAACTAGCGTCCTTAATGCTGCTAAGTCAATTGGGGTTGATATTCCTACAATGTGTTATCTCCAGGGAAATAGCAATCATCCATCGTGTATGGTTTGCATTGTAAAGGATATAAGATCAGGGACTCTATTCCCTTCATGTGCCATGCCTGTAGAACAAGAAATGGATATCATTACCAATGATGACGATGTTCGGAATGCCCGCAAGGATGCACTTGAACTGCTACTCAGCGACCATGTTGGCGATTGTGAGGCTCCATGCCGAACAGCTTGCCCTGCATTTATGGATATCCCACAAATGAATAGGCTTATCGCTCAAGGTAAACATCTTGATGCGTTAAGAGTTGTGAAAGAGGAGATAGCACTGCCATTTATTTTAGGACATATCTGCTCAGCCCCATGCGAGAAGGTTTGTAGGAGAAAACAGGTTGATAATCCAGTATCTATTTGCCTTCTGAAAAGATTCACTGCTTTTAACGATTCTAAAAATCAATTAGCATTTCTACCAGAAAAAAATCAAACAACTAATAAAAGGATTGCAATTATTGGGGCAGGACCATCTGGCCTTGCTTGTGCATTCTATCTTTTAAAACTTGGTCATAATTGTGTGATATTTGACTCAAAATTAGAAGCTGGGGGAACATTACTTCAGGTTTCTGAAAATGAGTTGCCCAAAGAGGTTTTGAAAGTTGAAGTAGATTTAATTAAAACCTATGGTGCTGAGTTCCGACTCAACACAACTATAACCCCAGAAATTATTAAGAATGAGATTAAAAACTCATTTAATGCAATTGTGTTTGCAACGGGTGATATCACCAAATCAAATCTAAATGATTTTGGGTATAATGTTAGTAAAACAGGATTAGTAGCCGATTCAGATACTTATGCACTAGATGGAACAGGAGTATTTGCTTGTGGAAGTGTTTTACATCCTCTAAAAATGGCTGTTAAGGCTGTCGCACAGGGAAAGGAAGCAGCATTTTCGGTGCATAAATTTTTAGGAGGGATACCTGTTTCTAATAGATATGATAGATTCAACTCCAAGTTTGGACTCCTTCAACCATCAGAGATTGCCGAATATTTAAAAGAATCAATTGCTGATGATGTAATCACCCCCAAAGGAGGAAGATTGATAGGCTTTACAGCCGAAGAAGCAATGCTTGAGGCTAAGCGATGTATGCATTGTGATTGCCGCAAACCCGATACGTGTAAACTCAGGTTATATGCCGATGAGTATAAGATTGACAGAAAAAAGTATTCCTTAGGTGAGCGTAAAACCCTGAAAAAGCACATTCAACACGAGACAGTTGCTTATGAGCCTGAAAAGTGCATACGCTGTGGTCTTTGCATCGAAATAACATCCAAGAATAAAGAATTGACAGGCCTTACATATATCGGACGAGGCTTTGATGTTAGGGTGGATATTCCATTTAACCGGGAATTAAGCCAAGCTCTAACCCAAACTGCAAAAGATTGTGTTAATGCTTGTCCTACTGGAGCGATATCATTTAAAAAGCAAGAGTAAATTAGTATGCTATTTTGCAGTAAATAAAGTAAATTCCGCATCCCCTCCTTTTTTAAGGAGGGGCAGGGGAGGTAAATTTATCAACATGCAAGTTCATAATAGAAAAGAATTAAAAACTAATCGTAGAAATCTACGTTCCAATTTAACTCCTGCTGTGATAAGATTATGGAAATGTCTTCAAAACAAACAACTTGATGGCAGAAAATTTAGACGTCAACATAGTATTGGTAATTACATTGTAGATTTTTATTGCTCAGAAGAAAAGATCGCCATAGAATTGGATGGTGATGTTCACTTTAATCCAGTGAACGAAAAATATGATATTCAACGGGATGATTATATTAAATCATTAGAAATAAAGGTTATTCGTTTTCGAAATTGTGAGGTTTTTGAAAATATTGACAATATTTTAAATGGAATACGGGAGTGTTTTAAATAGTTTACCACCCCTGCCCCTCCTAAAATAGGAGGGGATACAAGCAACAAAGTTATTTTATATGAGATATTTAGTAATTGTATTTTTATTCTTGAATCAAATTTTAGATGCTCAGGATAACTCCAATTGGCCATGCTTTAGAGGCAATCCATCACTTACAGGTTATTCGAACGTGCAGCTACCAAAAACACTAAAGTTGCTATGGACATTCAAAACCGAGGATGCAATTAAATCATCACCAATAATTCAAAATGGCAGTATCTACATCGGCTCAAACGATGGTTATATCTACTCAATCTCTGATAAAGGGGTATTGAATTGGAAATACAAGTCGGCCACATCAATTGAATCACCTCCTCTTTATCTTGATAATACTATTTATGCTGGTTCGCTTGAGGGTACAGTATATGCATTAGAGGCAAAAACAGGTAAATTGAAATGGGAGTATAAAACCGAAGGTCAAATCTCAGGCTCGGTAAACTGGGTGATATCTCCAGATAAAAAGAGTAAGAGGCTTTTTGTTGGAAGCTATGATTTTAACTTTCATTGTATTGATGCTGCTACTGGCAAATCGGCCTTTAAGTTCGAAACCGAAAATTATATCAATGGAACACCATCAAGTAATGGAGAACTATCTGTTTTTGGTGGTTGTGATGGGAATTTATATCTATTAAATGTTAACACGGAGAAACTTGATAGTAAAATTGAAATAGGAACCTATATGGCTGCATCCACCGCAATTGATGGGGGTAGAGCATATTTTAGTAATTACGATGGTAAAGTTTATTGTGTAGATTTAGCCTCAAAAAAAAATATATGGAAATATGATGGAACTGCCCCATCTATCTCCTCTCCAGCAGTTTCCGGTGATAGAGTTGTTATAGGCTCACAGGATAAAAACGTTTACTGTTTCGAGAAATTAACAGGAAAACTGCTATGGAAATTTAAAACGTTGGGTAAAGTGGATAGCTCACCAGTAATTGCAAGGGATGTAGTAGTGGTAGGTTCGGGCGATGGACGAATTTATATGATAGATTTGAACAAAGGTGAAAAAATTTGGTCTTACGAGATAGGAAAACCCATTACCAGTTCGCCAGCAGTTATTAAGAACATGGTAGTTATTGGTTCGGAGGATGGGAGTGTTTATGCTTTTGGGATAAAATGACTTAATATCGAAAAATGAATGAAGAATAAAGATTAACGAATTTCGAATTCAGATGTATCATAGAATACAATCTTCTTAAATCAAAAATCGTTAATCCTTGTTCTAAAATCAAATTATAAACAATGAAAGTAGTCAACATAGTCCCCGGTTTTGGCGGAACATTCTATTGCGGAAACTGTCTTCGCGATAGTGCCTATGTAAAATCATTGAAAGCAGAGGGTCACGAGGCAATAACATTGCCTTTATACCTCCCATTAACTTCAAAGGATTATACGTCCGAAAATGATATTCCCGTTTTCTATGGTGCGGTGAACATATATCTAGGCCAGAATTTCCGCCTTTTTAGGCGTATGCCTAAATGGCTGCACAACTTTTTTAACTCTCCGTTTATCCTAAGATATGCAGCCAAAAAATCGGGTTCAACCCGTGCTGCTGGTCTTGAGGAGATGACCATATCGATGCTAAAAGGCGCAGATGGCTTTCAAAAAGATGAACTTGATGAGCTGATCTATTTTTTAAAACATCACGAAAAACCCGATGTCGTTCACCTTTCGAACGCTTTACTATTAGGCCTAGCCAGAAAGATTAAAGATGAATTACAAATTCCAGTGGTTTGCTCCCTTCAGGATGAGGATGTTTGGGTTGATGCAATGGATGAGCCATACAGGAGTAGAATATGGAAGTTGATGGGAGAAAAGGCATTCGACACCGATGCCTTAATCGCAGTTAGCGATTTTTTTGCAAAGCAGATGAAACAAAAAATGTCGATCCCTAATGAAATGCTCCATGTAGTTCATATTGGTGTTGATCCATCAAAATACTCTGTTAAAGTTCCAAACCTTGATGTACCTACTATTGGATACCTTTCGAGGCTTAACAAGGAGAATGGCTTTGAGATTCTTGTTGATGCATTTATTAGGTTAAAAGAGAATCCAAAATTTAGCAATGCTAGACTTAAGGTTACTGGAGGTAAAACAGGAGATGATGATAAGTTTATAAGTCGACAAGTTGATAAGCTAAAAAGGGAAGGCTTTCAGAATGATATTGAGTTTATCGAGGATTTTAGAACTGAATCATTGGGCAACTTTTTTGAAGGATTAACGCTTTTATCAGTACCCGTTCTTGAAGGTGAAGCGTTTGGGCTTTACCAGATTGAATCGTTAGCATCAGGAATACCTCTGGTGCAACCCAGACTAGGTGCTTTTCCTGAGATTATTGAGGCATCTGGGGGCGGAGTAATCTATCAACCTAATACATCAGAAGCTTTGGCTCAAAAACTTGCCGAAGTGCTATCAGATTCTGAGCAGATAAAGTTGATGAGCATCAATGGTCGAAAATCGGTTGAGGAAAAATTTAATACTTCAATTCTTATCCAAAGGATGATTGAAGTTTATATGTCGGTAGTTAATAAAAACTGAACGCAAAGGCACGAAGACGCAAAGTCTTCTTAGCGCCTTGGCGTCTTAGCGTTTAAATTTTAGATATATGATAATCGAACTAAACAAGGTTGGCAAATCCTATATAAATCCCGGAACAAATATCCATCGTGATGTTTTAGCGGATATAAATTTTCAGGTTAACTCTGGCGATTCAATTGCTATTGTTGGCCCTTCGGGCTCGGGGAAAAGTACACTGCTAAATATTATTGGAACACTGGATACTCCATCATCTGGAATTGTTAAATTTAAAGGAGATGATGTAGTTTCATTTGATGAAAAGCGATTAGCACAAGTTAGGAATAGGAGCATTGGCTTTGTATTTCAATCTCACCACCTTCTTCCACAGCTTAGTTTGATTGAGAATGTGTTAGTTCCTGTTATCCCCAATGTAAAGGTCAATGGCAAAGCCATATCTGCAAGAGCAATGGAATTGCTCGATAGCGTTGGTCTTGCGGATAGAATTCATCAACGCCCCGGACAGCTATCGGGAGGAGAATGTCAGCGAGCAGCATTGGTAAGGGCTTTAATTAATCAGCCAGAGCTTATCCTTGCCGATGAACCAACCGGTTCTCTTGATCAGGATTCTGCTGCTCAACTTGGCGACTTGCTATTAGATATCAATAAAAAGCATAATGTAGCCATTGTTGTAGTAACCCATTCGTTGACCCTTGCTGAAAAAATGAAAGCAATTTATCGTTTATCGCATGGGAAATTGGAGTAGTATTATAAACTTAGCGTCTTGGCGCCTTTGCGTTAAAGTATTTAAACGCTAAGACACAAAGACGCAAAGAAAAGAAATATGACAGTAATAAAATTCATCATACAAAGCATCCGATTTTATTGGCGTCAGCATCTAGCAGTGTTTCTTGGAACTGTTATTAGTACTGCTGTCCTAACAGGTGCTCTAATTATTGGTGATTCTGTAAAGATGAGCCTTAATAAACTTGTTGATGTTCGTTTGGGTAAAACCCGTTTTGCACTTCAAGCAGGCGACCGTTTTGTTCGTGCTAAATTGGCATCCGAAATAGGCGTAAAGATGAATACCGCAACAGCATCACTTCTTATGGTTCAGGGAATTGCTATAAATCCTGAATCAGAGTCTAGAATAAACAAAATTCAGGTAGTTGGCATTGATAGTAGTTTTTGGAAACTTTCAGATATTAAAATAG
This window of the Bacteroidales bacterium genome carries:
- a CDS encoding ABC transporter ATP-binding protein; protein product: MIIELNKVGKSYINPGTNIHRDVLADINFQVNSGDSIAIVGPSGSGKSTLLNIIGTLDTPSSGIVKFKGDDVVSFDEKRLAQVRNRSIGFVFQSHHLLPQLSLIENVLVPVIPNVKVNGKAISARAMELLDSVGLADRIHQRPGQLSGGECQRAALVRALINQPELILADEPTGSLDQDSAAQLGDLLLDINKKHNVAIVVVTHSLTLAEKMKAIYRLSHGKLE
- a CDS encoding endonuclease domain-containing protein, producing MQVHNRKELKTNRRNLRSNLTPAVIRLWKCLQNKQLDGRKFRRQHSIGNYIVDFYCSEEKIAIELDGDVHFNPVNEKYDIQRDDYIKSLEIKVIRFRNCEVFENIDNILNGIRECFK
- a CDS encoding four helix bundle protein, which gives rise to MNKFDLEERLIDFVVLIIELTKSMPASKASNHLIDQIIRSTSSSALNYGEAQSGESRRDFIHKIKIVLKELRESYVCLKIIYRANLYTDKSQIEKAMHENNELISIFVKSAETAQKNMSNKGSH
- a CDS encoding PQQ-binding-like beta-propeller repeat protein, encoding MRYLVIVFLFLNQILDAQDNSNWPCFRGNPSLTGYSNVQLPKTLKLLWTFKTEDAIKSSPIIQNGSIYIGSNDGYIYSISDKGVLNWKYKSATSIESPPLYLDNTIYAGSLEGTVYALEAKTGKLKWEYKTEGQISGSVNWVISPDKKSKRLFVGSYDFNFHCIDAATGKSAFKFETENYINGTPSSNGELSVFGGCDGNLYLLNVNTEKLDSKIEIGTYMAASTAIDGGRAYFSNYDGKVYCVDLASKKNIWKYDGTAPSISSPAVSGDRVVIGSQDKNVYCFEKLTGKLLWKFKTLGKVDSSPVIARDVVVVGSGDGRIYMIDLNKGEKIWSYEIGKPITSSPAVIKNMVVIGSEDGSVYAFGIK
- a CDS encoding glycosyltransferase family 4 protein, with protein sequence MKVVNIVPGFGGTFYCGNCLRDSAYVKSLKAEGHEAITLPLYLPLTSKDYTSENDIPVFYGAVNIYLGQNFRLFRRMPKWLHNFFNSPFILRYAAKKSGSTRAAGLEEMTISMLKGADGFQKDELDELIYFLKHHEKPDVVHLSNALLLGLARKIKDELQIPVVCSLQDEDVWVDAMDEPYRSRIWKLMGEKAFDTDALIAVSDFFAKQMKQKMSIPNEMLHVVHIGVDPSKYSVKVPNLDVPTIGYLSRLNKENGFEILVDAFIRLKENPKFSNARLKVTGGKTGDDDKFISRQVDKLKREGFQNDIEFIEDFRTESLGNFFEGLTLLSVPVLEGEAFGLYQIESLASGIPLVQPRLGAFPEIIEASGGGVIYQPNTSEALAQKLAEVLSDSEQIKLMSINGRKSVEEKFNTSILIQRMIEVYMSVVNKN
- a CDS encoding FAD-dependent oxidoreductase, producing MIHLKINNQAITVPAGTSVLNAAKSIGVDIPTMCYLQGNSNHPSCMVCIVKDIRSGTLFPSCAMPVEQEMDIITNDDDVRNARKDALELLLSDHVGDCEAPCRTACPAFMDIPQMNRLIAQGKHLDALRVVKEEIALPFILGHICSAPCEKVCRRKQVDNPVSICLLKRFTAFNDSKNQLAFLPEKNQTTNKRIAIIGAGPSGLACAFYLLKLGHNCVIFDSKLEAGGTLLQVSENELPKEVLKVEVDLIKTYGAEFRLNTTITPEIIKNEIKNSFNAIVFATGDITKSNLNDFGYNVSKTGLVADSDTYALDGTGVFACGSVLHPLKMAVKAVAQGKEAAFSVHKFLGGIPVSNRYDRFNSKFGLLQPSEIAEYLKESIADDVITPKGGRLIGFTAEEAMLEAKRCMHCDCRKPDTCKLRLYADEYKIDRKKYSLGERKTLKKHIQHETVAYEPEKCIRCGLCIEITSKNKELTGLTYIGRGFDVRVDIPFNRELSQALTQTAKDCVNACPTGAISFKKQE
- a CDS encoding 4Fe-4S binding protein encodes the protein MENDIIRIVEEKGRAVEAVIPILQEIQNHYNYLPQEALQRVCETTDITPSRIYGISTFYTQFRHKPVGKHIIKVCVGTACHVKGAMLVYDSFRRNLNLKDNEDTDSEGQFTIEKVACLGCCTIAPVVQIGSITYGHVTSETVPEVISDFLLAKNGHSTGVTVPYIDSKEIQGEIRIGLGSCCVASGSSGVKEELEKILLKSKINVNVKHVGCVGICNQVPMLEVHKPGESPSYYTKIKPDEVREVIHRHFKPHNLFSRIKSNVYSFFEDLVFDSAPKSLRRYSSENTDTPVAEFLQGQINIATEHRGVIKPSDIKEYKKLGGFSALGICLKVKTPSEVIDIIKGSGLRGRGGAGFPTGTKWQLVANAVSDKKYVICNGDEGDPGAFMDRMLLESYPFRVIEGIIIAAYAVGASEGLFYIRAEYPLALIRIREALSICEKEGLLGKNILGTNFSFNLKIFEGAGAFVCGEETALIASVEGKRGYPTMRPPYPANEGLRGKPTLINNVETYSMVSWIIRNSAESFHNIGTKFSKGTKVFALAGKINRGGLIEVPMGITIRKIVEDIGGGIPNGKQFKAVQIGGPSGGCIPASMADTPIDYHSLIQVGAMMGSGGLIVLDETDCMVDIARYFLTFTQDQSCGRCTFCRIGTRRMLEILNKITSGKGTLADLDTLEKLAASTKRGSICGLGKSAPNPVLTTLKYFRDEYEAHINGHCPTGKCKEMITYDITNECIGCTKCAQRCPSDAIKAKPYELHHIDTEKCIKCDICREVCPVNAVITK